The sequence below is a genomic window from Mycobacteroides abscessus ATCC 19977.
TTCGGGACGCGTATCGGTGAGATAAGGGTTGGCCCGCTGCGCTGATCGAACCACGTCCGTGTCGATCTCGGCGATGATCGTGCCGGTTCCGGATTCGATACGGTCCAGCACGCCCCCGTCGGGACCGACGATGCTGCTCCGGCCGACGTATGTCGTCGCGTTCTCGACACCGTCGTGGTTGATGTAAGCCAGATAGATCTGGTTCTCCCACGCGCGGGTACGGATCACGACATCGGCGACGAACTCGAAAGGTGTCATCTGTGCCGTCGGCACCGCGAGCAGGTGCGCACCGGCCAGGGCACTCATCCGGGCATTTTCGGGAAACTCCACGTCATAACAGATCATCATGGCGATGTTGACGCCTCGATACGGCACCATGGTCACCGCGTGGCTCCCCGGCGTGAAGTACGCACGATCAATCTCGCCGAACAAATGTGTCTTGTGGTGGCG
It includes:
- a CDS encoding carbon-nitrogen hydrolase family protein translates to MISTKLTVAGLQSAGSPANPEANLAELDQAAKRLAGQADLLITPELFVTGYDVGDRLPELVSAHHLDAVRAIAEQNKIAIIVGMAESVAAGELYNNAVFVDERGVVRGRHHKTHLFGEIDRAYFTPGSHAVTMVPYRGVNIAMMICYDVEFPENARMSALAGAHLLAVPTAQMTPFEFVADVVIRTRAWENQIYLAYINHDGVENATTYVGRSSIVGPDGGVLDRIESGTGTIIAEIDTDVVRSAQRANPYLTDTRPELNSALTAGGGCVTWSNNG